Proteins co-encoded in one Deltaproteobacteria bacterium genomic window:
- a CDS encoding polysaccharide deacetylase family protein translates to MSGFQTTTILLVITTVGLSLSLGDPFRWIALGLLWTGYILICIFGVALLKLNFFVTAICRGDSTEKLVALTFDDGPGRESTPALLEILKRNKIKAVFFPIGTKIKVHPEMIRQIDQDGHLIGNHTYRHNWYTNFLISKPLNREIQMAQETIAAVIGKVPAYFRPPIGLTNPHLRKALKKQGLSVVGWDVRPFDIGTKADKVLKRVLKKIRPGSIILLHDKGRTPADWAGLVDELVNKIKARGFGFADPERLIGKRAYQTPEEGNRKEIFLFLQGCFASGSGWRCLLRPFASKLAASPYVQRALKEPVSLDVFKARPSPKFIFGLALMLFSYVLGWPMVGLFTVLSGYFRDPALLIIGPAFYGFSHLVFLLGIFLTGRDCLKYGDILLRWGLHKMVEKASGRKT, encoded by the coding sequence GTGAGCGGCTTTCAGACTACAACCATCCTGTTGGTCATCACCACAGTGGGGCTGAGCTTAAGTCTTGGAGACCCTTTTCGCTGGATTGCTCTCGGGCTGTTATGGACCGGATATATACTCATCTGCATTTTTGGAGTGGCCCTATTAAAACTCAATTTTTTTGTTACTGCCATCTGCAGGGGAGATTCAACAGAGAAACTTGTAGCGCTAACCTTTGATGACGGGCCGGGCAGGGAGAGTACGCCAGCTCTTCTGGAGATCTTGAAACGGAACAAAATCAAGGCCGTTTTTTTTCCCATTGGAACAAAGATCAAAGTGCATCCCGAAATGATCAGACAGATAGACCAAGACGGTCATCTTATCGGAAACCATACCTACCGACACAACTGGTATACCAACTTCCTGATATCCAAGCCACTGAATCGAGAAATACAAATGGCCCAGGAAACCATTGCGGCGGTGATCGGCAAGGTGCCGGCCTATTTTCGCCCTCCCATAGGCCTGACCAATCCGCATCTCAGGAAAGCGCTGAAGAAACAGGGCCTGTCGGTGGTAGGCTGGGATGTCCGGCCTTTCGATATCGGGACGAAGGCCGATAAGGTCTTAAAAAGGGTCCTCAAAAAAATACGACCTGGAAGCATCATTCTCCTCCACGATAAAGGGCGAACCCCGGCGGATTGGGCAGGCTTGGTTGATGAACTGGTGAACAAGATCAAAGCCAGGGGTTTCGGTTTCGCTGATCCGGAACGACTCATTGGGAAAAGGGCCTATCAGACACCGGAGGAAGGTAACAGGAAGGAAATTTTTTTATTCCTTCAGGGTTGTTTTGCCTCCGGGAGCGGCTGGCGGTGCTTATTGCGACCTTTTGCCTCAAAATTGGCCGCCAGTCCCTATGTCCAGCGGGCACTAAAGGAACCGGTATCCTTGGATGTCTTCAAGGCCAGACCCTCTCCTAAATTTATTTTTGGTTTAGCGTTGATGCTGTTTAGTTATGTCCTGGGATGGCCAATGGTGGGGCTGTTTACTGTTTTGTCCGGCTATTTCCGGGACCCGGCATTATTGATTATAGGCCCTGCTTTTTATGGATTTTCTCATTTGGTATTTTTGTTAGGGATATTTCTGACTGGACGAGATTGCCTTAAATATGGCGACATCCTGCTGAGATGGGGCCTGCATAAGATGGTGGAGAAGGCTTCGGGCCGAAAAACCTGA
- a CDS encoding cobalamin B12-binding domain-containing protein, which yields MIKRRIVLVHPRGSNWFKGSKDVIASANRMIPHGLLSIAAWLEKEGHEVFVHDCLGPQASSDFKTNIQEILSYKAELVGFSATTSSFPDSANMAAALKQAVPAPVTICGGVHSSALGPRLLKDYPAFDYMVRGEGEITLAELASGVDPAQVRGIVWRKGDEMIDNGPRSPIEDLDNLPFPAYEKLKGFPKGYNLPLFSYAQFPGTSMVTSRGCLFQCSYCDRSVYKKGFRYNSAKYVYDHFKVLNEKFGVRHVNIYDDLFTTDEKRIVELCCMLRNNPIDIQFNCAVRVGYASDKLLKMLKEAGCLMVSLGIESADPGMLAKHKAGVTVEKVKDTVTRIQSAGLRAKGLFMMGLPGETQESIRRTSDFVMSLGLDDMNMSKFTPFPGAPLWETIRDEGAFEEDWSQMNCINFVFIPKTIGSKEILDQMYNEHVKRFYTNKEWRRKFRKRFWQHRHSLWHMFKNLPDFLAAKARFEPKKKIKTIN from the coding sequence ATGATAAAGCGCCGTATTGTTCTGGTGCATCCAAGAGGCTCGAACTGGTTTAAAGGGTCTAAAGATGTTATCGCTTCAGCAAACCGTATGATTCCTCATGGCCTTTTGTCCATTGCCGCCTGGCTGGAAAAAGAAGGTCATGAGGTTTTTGTCCATGACTGTCTGGGTCCTCAGGCCTCATCGGATTTCAAAACCAATATTCAAGAAATCTTGAGTTATAAGGCTGAGTTGGTGGGATTTTCGGCCACCACATCCTCTTTTCCGGATTCAGCCAATATGGCCGCCGCACTCAAACAAGCCGTTCCAGCGCCGGTGACCATTTGCGGAGGCGTACACAGTTCCGCTTTAGGACCTCGGCTTTTAAAAGATTATCCGGCTTTTGATTATATGGTGAGGGGCGAGGGAGAAATTACCCTGGCTGAACTGGCTTCGGGTGTCGATCCCGCGCAGGTCAGAGGAATCGTCTGGCGCAAAGGCGATGAAATGATTGATAACGGGCCGCGCTCACCCATTGAAGATCTGGACAACCTTCCTTTTCCAGCTTATGAAAAACTCAAAGGCTTTCCAAAAGGTTATAACCTCCCTCTGTTTAGCTACGCTCAATTTCCGGGAACGTCTATGGTCACCAGCCGCGGTTGTCTGTTCCAGTGCTCTTACTGCGACCGTTCAGTTTATAAGAAGGGATTCCGGTATAATTCAGCTAAATATGTTTATGACCATTTTAAGGTTTTGAATGAGAAATTTGGCGTCCGTCATGTGAATATTTATGACGATTTATTCACCACTGATGAAAAGCGGATTGTTGAATTATGCTGTATGCTCAGGAATAATCCCATCGATATTCAGTTTAACTGTGCGGTGCGCGTGGGGTATGCCTCGGATAAGCTTTTAAAGATGCTGAAGGAAGCCGGCTGTCTCATGGTGTCACTGGGCATTGAATCGGCCGACCCGGGTATGCTGGCTAAACACAAAGCAGGTGTGACTGTGGAAAAAGTGAAAGATACCGTTACCCGCATTCAGTCAGCGGGTCTAAGGGCCAAGGGCTTATTCATGATGGGGCTCCCCGGGGAAACGCAAGAGTCCATTCGCCGGACCAGCGATTTTGTCATGTCCCTGGGCCTGGATGATATGAATATGTCTAAATTTACCCCATTCCCCGGCGCTCCTTTGTGGGAGACGATCAGGGATGAAGGCGCATTTGAAGAAGATTGGAGCCAGATGAATTGTATTAATTTTGTCTTTATCCCCAAAACGATTGGTTCAAAAGAAATTCTGGACCAGATGTACAATGAGCATGTCAAGCGATTCTATACCAATAAAGAATGGCGCCGGAAGTTTAGGAAACGGTTCTGGCAGCACCGTCATTCTCTCTGGCATATGTTCAAGAACCTGCCTGACTTTCTGGCGGCCAAGGCCCGATTTGAACCTAAGAAAAAGATCAAGACGATCAATTAG
- a CDS encoding polyketide synthase dehydratase domain-containing protein yields the protein MRTPWPIEINSYLFDHHMEGRCLFPAVEALITLAAAVNRNFPQADMRCLTRARFSRFLVIPPETRQVMALVDFEQDQADRVSAKLLTQVRSKSGGIGRHLEHARAEFLLTGSCKGVSPQWESPENPDRTIPVESIYSELIPFGPAYQNIIGPASVSRPGAWAVLSGGDHQADESLLGSPFPLDAAFHLACVWGQRFNGIVPFPTGFEKRTIHQKTKNGGRYMGRVIPVTVNEMPLIFDALIFDLKNTLCEEIRGIQMQDVSQGRLRPPRWLNAL from the coding sequence ATGCGCACTCCCTGGCCAATCGAAATTAATTCCTATCTGTTTGATCACCATATGGAAGGAAGATGCCTTTTCCCGGCCGTGGAAGCCCTGATCACCCTGGCCGCGGCTGTGAATCGGAATTTTCCTCAGGCCGACATGAGGTGCCTGACCAGGGCTCGATTTTCCCGTTTTTTAGTAATACCGCCTGAAACGCGTCAGGTAATGGCCCTGGTGGACTTTGAACAGGATCAAGCGGACCGGGTCAGCGCCAAACTGTTGACGCAGGTCAGGTCTAAAAGTGGAGGGATCGGACGTCATCTGGAGCATGCCCGGGCGGAGTTTTTATTAACCGGATCCTGTAAAGGCGTTTCCCCCCAATGGGAATCCCCGGAAAATCCGGATAGGACCATACCGGTCGAATCCATTTATAGTGAGCTGATTCCTTTCGGCCCTGCTTATCAAAATATTATTGGTCCGGCATCAGTTTCCCGCCCGGGGGCCTGGGCGGTTCTCTCCGGCGGAGATCATCAGGCCGATGAGTCCCTGCTCGGCTCTCCTTTTCCGCTCGATGCCGCCTTTCATTTGGCCTGCGTTTGGGGGCAACGATTCAACGGCATCGTTCCCTTTCCGACAGGTTTTGAAAAAAGAACCATTCACCAAAAAACAAAAAATGGCGGCCGCTATATGGGCCGGGTTATTCCGGTGACCGTTAATGAGATGCCCTTGATATTTGATGCTCTGATTTTTGATTTAAAGAATACCCTCTGTGAAGAAATCCGGGGCATTCAGATGCAGGATGTCTCCCAGGGTCGCTTGCGTCCGCCCCGGTGGCTTAATGCCTTGTAA